From the Helianthus annuus cultivar XRQ/B chromosome 17, HanXRQr2.0-SUNRISE, whole genome shotgun sequence genome, the window aaaggctttaaacacgtgcagggaccatttctgccatttttgaaactttgctgaacctgatacatggtagcgtagcgcgagcacctactgcctatgccgtcgcgctacgcgagcgtcacatctgggcagaaagtctgttttcagcaacagtttgtaaattcaggggctaatcttgcaatttctttgtgtggtaaccaagttaccacctctccaaggctttgcacctgctcctaacaaatGTATGGTGGTGATTTCATGCTTAATGGCTAAGAAAAACACTTGGAGTGATCTTGttcatcaccaacaagtataaatagccaagccatccattgtttcatttgctcattcctcatttTCCTCCCTTcttatctgctttggagctctctcaactgatttgggacttgtcttctttgtagaaaagatagcaaggactattgtgagccttctttcattctttttcttgctttttccttatgtagtgcagaaagtcaaacagtttggccaacagtttgactttcggttttgaccatcaattggtcaagtcaaagttcaattgaactttgaaacgtgattgtaatcacgatagttataatccttcgtgattataaccgctgattaccacgttagctagttgtagtgtcgagtcaaagtttcggtcaaaatgcgttttagcacgcattttgcaacggaactactttagggtatcaaaacactttgttttgataccaaatcagtaggttaaacatgttttgacatgtttaactcgacactattagtttgtgcttgtttagggtcgtaaggtaagtggtctaaacaaccgcttacacttctgaacccgacccatttggtcgatctttaggatccgaccaagcttagtaagtgatcatagtttcatagggaataaccactgaggttataaccttatgatcacctaggattggttagtcatttgctagttagcttgtatgcccataggaaatgaccaaaatgcccttttgaagctaaaatccgtattttgattatgtgaacatattttcgacatataatctgatttagtaacatgtatagggataattgggcatgtaagacttgacatagcacatagttaaccatccgaacatagttctacgctaacgacgccttatagtgacttatgttaccataatgggtcgaaacgggtcaaaagcatttaggtaggcctttcaatcagaatgtagggtctattaaatcataacatatgagttcaattactcatttgatttatagaacctcattctatcctatctcccgatttaggtccggttatttacatagttacctatatagggtgtcgtttgattccctgatcactctagctttgcttggttgttgttcaagacttctaagcaccctcaggtgagtacatagtcccctcttttactgttttcaaactgttttggggtggaacacatgtgcctacttgatactttcatgtttatcccttgtttttatatcatatacttactatgttcaatagtacactattagtacatgattttactacgttttgctatgtatgttcacttaacatgctagcacattgatttccatgtactacattttgtcgcatatgctcatccagcatatggacacattgttttacattttgaaccgttgtaaccatatgatcatttgaaccgttgtaaccatttgatcatatgaaccattggtaaccatttgactatgtgaaccgttagtaaccgttgattatgttaaccgtttgtaaccgttgactagatgatccgttggattatgtgaaccgtttgtaaccatttgactatgtgaaccgtttgtaaccgttgattgacacgaactgtttgaatctgtttgaaccgttgggttagggaagtgattaggtaacggggcgggtataatgtgttaaaagcatggtggatacaccgctggtacttcctatatataagtgcttttaatactttatacatcgttgcgttgtctagatcacttgggcaatggtaaacaaaacaaagttgtaatacaagtttttttttcccaacaatatattatactattcgagtttttattccataaacgatttacaaatctggatttaattaaacaaatgttttggggttaagaatcatggctacgagatttttataaattataaccaatttgatttgagttggttatttatgtcgcaatactatacttttcaaaacaaggttttttttaaataagtattgcaataggtaaaacgagccatgaatctgaaactcatacaaaacctatgtactcgccggcatttttatgctgacgtacctattttcacatgtgtttcaggtacaatagttgatgatgcttgattgatgatattggtgtattctcacataggaatggacaaggccttagcgactttaaaacttgaaggATAAtagttttttttgggtaaagggattttaccccggtgattctatatatcaacaaacaaacaagcaCAAGTAGCGTGGAAAAGCCCACACTAGTTCTCTCATGGGACAGCCCCCACGAGAGTAAAGTCCAGAAAAACACAAGAACTAAACCAAcaaagcaaaaagaccactagaCTACTATCTAGGGAAAACATAAAACTTAATCAGCCTCCGTCATCGTCCATTCGTGTTGAGTGAATCCCccaagcttccagcaatcttcgAACATTAGAACTCTCTTTGAACTTAACACCCATAAGCTTATATCGAACAGTCTGCACGATTAAGTCACTCAGAACATCTGGGGGTCTCGTCTGGTTCTTGAATATTCTAGCATTCCGTTCCTGCCAAACAAAGTAGATCGAAGCTGCAACTATGAGCCGACTAATGAAGTTAATAGCCGACTTCGAAGACGCACGAGCCGCTAACCAGCTAACAATATGATCCCATTCTGGCGAGACCGTGTTCATACCCCCCTTGCCACGCACCTTTATCCAAACTTGAGTGGAGTAATTGCAATCGAAGAACAGATGATTATGAGAGTCATTATTCTCATAACACATAAGACAGCACATCATATTCATATTTTTCCTTCTCGACCAATCCCACCGCAGAATTATATCTTGAGTAAGTAACTTACGACGAAAGACTAACCACGTGAAAAAAGCATGCTTGGGAATACATTGATTAAACCAAACTAGCTTTGTCCAATCTACTTCCTCAGCACGCTCTCTAATAGAATGCCATGCCCGAGATGAAGAGTAGTCATCTAAGTCATTACCATCGTTCCACAAGAGCTTATCAGGACGGCTAGGATGAAGCTGAATATTATCGAGCTGGATCAAGACAGGATACGTAGCCCTCCACGCTTCAGGCCACCTCCAAGAACCATTATCACGAATATCTTGAACTGTGGATTTAATAGAAAACCCTGCATTTGATATGATTCTTGGAGTCAAGAAATTACCAAGCGGACCTAGATGGCTCCACCAATCAAACCAAGCCGAGGTCTTGCTTCCATTGCCCAAGTTAGACCAAATATAGCTCCTGATTAACGGCCTAAGCTGTAATAACTTCCTCCAACTACAACATGTGTTCGCTACAGCCTTACACGTCCAAAAGCTATGCCCTT encodes:
- the LOC110924722 gene encoding uncharacterized protein LOC110924722, which gives rise to MISHIWSILVKRESLWVEWVHSYRLKGHSFWTCKAVANTCCSWRKLLQLRPLIRSYIWSNLGNGSKTSAWFDWWSHLGPLGNFLTPRIISNAGFSIKSTVQDIRDNGSWRWPEAWRATYPVLIQLDNIQLHPSRPDKLLWNDGNDLDDYSSSRAWHSIRERAEEVDWTKLVWFNQCIPKHAFFTWLVFRRKLLTQDIILRWDWSRRKNMNMMCCLMCYENNDSHNHLFFDCNYSTQVWIKVRGKGGMNTVSPEWDHIVSWLAARASSKSAINFISRLIVAASIYFVWQERNARIFKNQTRPPDVLSDLIVQTVRYKLMGVKFKESSNVRRLLEAWGIHSTRMDDDGG